The Streptomyces pactum genome contains a region encoding:
- a CDS encoding kelch motif-containing protein yields the protein MKDRAGRRRARRFAIGTAVVVALAGMNGPWLYRFGTEKYHQYKINKPEYKAANGKWEIVEFPEKYRQNTIHAALLRTGKVLLVAGSGNNQDNFDAKRFDTRIWDPVKGTIKKVPTPTDLFCTGHTQLANGNLLIAGGTKRYEKLKGDVTKAGGLMIVHNENPDKPITLPAGTKFTGKENKKTFVSKDPVLVPRAEKVFDEETGEFLRNDPGIGRIYVEAEKSGREYQTGTQDNYRVRGLSGADARNTYGIAQKLALDKKDFQGIRDAFEFDPVAEKYIKVDPMHEARWYPTLTTLSDGKILSVSGLDDIGQLVPGKNEIYDPKTKEWTYTEKVRQFPTYPALFLMQNGKIFYSGANAGYGPDDVGRDPGIWDVETNKFTKVPGLSDPDMLETANSVLLPPAQDEKYMVIGGGGVGESKLSSEKTRIVDLKADDPKFVDGPSLDKGTRYPQASILPDDSVLVSGGSEDYRGRSDSNILEARLYHPGTNEFERVADPLVGRNYHSGSILLPDGRLMFFGSDSLYADKANTKPGKFEQRIEIYTPPYLYRDSRPDLSGGPQTIERGESGTFTSRAAGTVKKVRLIRPSASTHVTDVDQRSIALDFKADGDQLTVTVPENKNLVQSGWYMMFVTDGEGTPSKAEWVHVP from the coding sequence ATGAAGGACCGTGCCGGCCGCCGTCGCGCCCGTCGCTTCGCGATAGGTACGGCGGTGGTAGTCGCGCTGGCCGGGATGAACGGGCCGTGGCTCTACCGCTTCGGAACCGAGAAATACCACCAGTACAAGATCAACAAGCCGGAGTACAAGGCCGCCAACGGCAAGTGGGAGATCGTCGAGTTTCCCGAGAAGTACCGGCAGAACACCATCCACGCGGCGCTGCTGCGCACCGGCAAGGTGCTGCTCGTCGCCGGGTCGGGCAACAACCAGGACAACTTCGACGCGAAGCGGTTCGACACCCGGATCTGGGACCCGGTCAAGGGGACCATCAAGAAGGTGCCGACGCCCACCGACCTGTTCTGCACCGGCCACACCCAGCTCGCCAACGGCAACCTGCTGATCGCGGGCGGCACCAAGCGGTACGAGAAGCTCAAGGGTGACGTCACCAAGGCCGGTGGCCTGATGATCGTCCACAACGAGAACCCGGACAAGCCGATCACCCTGCCGGCGGGCACCAAGTTCACCGGCAAGGAGAACAAGAAGACGTTCGTCTCCAAGGACCCGGTGCTGGTGCCCCGCGCCGAGAAGGTCTTCGACGAGGAGACCGGCGAGTTCCTGCGCAACGACCCGGGCATCGGCCGGATCTACGTCGAGGCCGAGAAGAGCGGCCGGGAATACCAGACGGGTACTCAGGACAACTACCGCGTCCGGGGTCTGTCGGGCGCCGACGCGCGCAACACGTACGGCATCGCGCAGAAGCTCGCCCTCGACAAGAAGGACTTCCAGGGCATCCGGGACGCCTTCGAGTTCGACCCGGTCGCCGAGAAGTACATCAAGGTCGACCCGATGCACGAGGCCCGCTGGTACCCGACGCTCACCACCCTGAGCGACGGCAAGATCCTCAGCGTCTCCGGCCTCGACGACATCGGCCAGCTCGTCCCGGGCAAAAACGAGATCTACGACCCGAAGACCAAGGAGTGGACCTACACCGAGAAGGTCCGCCAGTTCCCGACGTACCCGGCGCTGTTCCTGATGCAGAACGGCAAGATCTTCTACTCGGGTGCGAACGCCGGCTACGGCCCCGACGACGTGGGCCGCGACCCGGGCATCTGGGACGTGGAGACCAACAAGTTCACCAAGGTTCCCGGCCTGAGCGACCCGGACATGCTGGAGACCGCGAACTCGGTGCTGCTGCCGCCGGCGCAGGACGAGAAGTACATGGTGATCGGCGGTGGCGGGGTCGGCGAGTCCAAGCTGTCCAGCGAGAAGACCAGGATCGTCGACCTGAAGGCCGACGACCCGAAGTTCGTGGACGGTCCGTCGCTGGACAAGGGCACGCGCTATCCGCAGGCCTCGATCCTGCCGGACGACAGTGTGCTGGTCTCCGGCGGTTCCGAGGACTACCGGGGCCGGAGCGACTCCAACATCCTCGAGGCCCGGCTGTACCACCCGGGCACGAACGAGTTCGAGCGGGTCGCGGATCCGCTGGTCGGCCGGAACTACCACTCCGGATCGATCCTGCTGCCCGACGGGCGCCTGATGTTCTTCGGCTCGGACTCGCTCTACGCCGACAAGGCCAACACCAAGCCGGGCAAGTTCGAGCAGCGCATCGAGATCTACACGCCGCCGTACCTGTACCGGGACTCGCGGCCGGACCTGTCGGGCGGACCGCAGACCATCGAGCGCGGCGAGTCGGGCACGTTCACGTCCCGGGCGGCCGGGACGGTCAAGAAGGTGCGGCTGATCCGGCCGAGTGCGTCGACGCATGTCACTGACGTGGATCAGCGGTCGATCGCGCTGGACTTCAAGGCGGACGGGGATCAGTTGACGGTGACGGTTCCTGAGAACAAGAACCTCGTTCAGTCCGGGTGGTACATGATGTTCGTGACCGACGGCGAGGGCACGCCTTCCAAGGCGGAGTGGGTGCACGTGCCGTAG
- a CDS encoding HAD-IIA family hydrolase, with product MADRKPIESWLTDMDGVLIHEGVPIPGADAFIKRLRESGKPFLVLTNNSIYTPRDLHARLRRMGLEVPIESIWTSALATAKFLDDQRPGGSAYVIGEAGLTTALHDIGYILTDHEPDYVVLGETRTYSFEAMTKAVRLINAGARFICTNPDETGPSTEGPLPATGAVAALITKATGKQPYFAGKPNPLMMRTGLNAIGAHSESSAMIGDRMDTDVLAGIEAGMQTFLVLTGLTRPEQVENFPYRPSKVVDSIADLVERV from the coding sequence ATGGCAGACCGCAAGCCCATCGAGTCGTGGCTCACCGACATGGACGGCGTCCTCATCCACGAGGGCGTGCCGATCCCCGGCGCCGACGCCTTCATCAAGAGGCTCCGCGAGTCCGGCAAGCCCTTCCTGGTCCTCACCAATAACTCGATCTACACCCCGCGCGACCTGCACGCCCGGCTGCGCCGCATGGGCCTGGAGGTGCCGATCGAGTCGATCTGGACCTCGGCGCTGGCCACCGCCAAGTTCCTGGACGACCAGCGGCCGGGCGGCTCGGCGTACGTCATCGGCGAGGCCGGTCTGACCACCGCGCTGCACGACATCGGCTACATCCTCACCGACCACGAGCCCGACTACGTGGTCCTCGGCGAGACCCGCACCTACTCCTTCGAGGCCATGACGAAGGCGGTCCGGCTGATCAACGCGGGCGCCCGGTTCATCTGCACCAACCCCGACGAGACCGGCCCCTCCACCGAGGGACCGCTCCCGGCGACCGGCGCGGTGGCCGCCCTGATCACCAAGGCGACCGGCAAGCAGCCGTACTTCGCGGGCAAGCCCAACCCGCTGATGATGCGCACCGGGCTGAACGCGATCGGCGCCCACTCCGAGAGCAGCGCGATGATCGGCGACCGCATGGACACCGACGTGCTGGCCGGCATCGAGGCCGGCATGCAGACCTTTCTCGTGCTCACCGGCCTGACCCGGCCCGAGCAGGTCGAGAACTTCCCGTACCGCCCGTCCAAGGTGGTCGACTCCATCGCCGACCTGGTCGAACGGGTCTGA
- a CDS encoding LLM class F420-dependent oxidoreductase, giving the protein MNDTTASLRESVGRYGVWSAQLRAEDPARADERSEAVAELEELGFGAVWLGGNTSARDAAPLIEATSRLVVGTSIQSIWEHEASAAAARFAELEVAHPGRFVLGLGVSHGPRVRGYSRPYSTMVGYLDDLDKAGMRAGHRVLAALGPKMLELSRDRAAGAIPYLVTPEHTAEARERLGAGPLLAPEFKVVLDSDPSRARATARAYLARYLELPNYTGNFLNLGFTEADVTGGGSDRLVDAVFAWGDEDTIRTRVDAFHDAGADHVALQLVEDDTTRLPREGWRRLASLLT; this is encoded by the coding sequence ATGAACGACACGACGGCTTCTTTGCGGGAATCGGTCGGACGGTACGGCGTCTGGAGCGCGCAACTGCGCGCCGAGGACCCGGCGCGCGCCGACGAACGGAGCGAGGCCGTCGCCGAGTTGGAAGAGCTCGGGTTCGGCGCCGTGTGGCTGGGCGGCAACACCTCCGCCCGGGACGCCGCGCCGCTGATCGAGGCGACCTCGCGCCTCGTGGTCGGCACCAGTATCCAGAGCATCTGGGAGCACGAGGCCTCCGCCGCGGCGGCGCGCTTCGCCGAGCTGGAGGTGGCCCACCCCGGCCGCTTCGTGCTCGGCCTCGGCGTGAGCCACGGCCCGCGGGTGCGGGGGTACAGCCGCCCGTACTCGACGATGGTCGGCTACCTCGACGACCTGGACAAGGCGGGCATGCGGGCCGGCCACCGGGTGCTGGCCGCGCTCGGCCCGAAGATGCTGGAGCTGTCCCGCGACCGGGCGGCGGGCGCGATCCCCTACCTGGTCACCCCGGAGCACACCGCCGAGGCCCGGGAGAGGCTCGGCGCGGGCCCGCTGCTGGCCCCGGAGTTCAAGGTGGTGCTCGACTCCGACCCGTCCCGCGCCCGCGCGACGGCCCGCGCCTACCTCGCCCGGTACCTGGAACTCCCGAACTACACCGGGAACTTCCTCAACCTCGGCTTCACCGAGGCCGACGTCACCGGCGGCGGCAGCGACCGCCTGGTCGACGCCGTCTTCGCCTGGGGCGACGAGGACACGATCCGCACCCGCGTCGACGCCTTCCACGACGCGGGCGCCGACCACGTGGCCCTCCAACTGGTCGAGGACGACACGACCCGCCTCCCGAGGGAGGGCTGGCGCAGGCTCGCTTCACTGCTGACGTGA
- a CDS encoding ROK family transcriptional regulator, whose translation MRGAAGGANLLALRSHNTALVLDLLRGAGADGISRLELAERTGLTPQAVSKITARLREDGLAAEAGRRASTGGKPRTVLRLVPEAGHALGVHLDRDELRAVLVDLDGAVVGERRTPLDLGAGAVSVVEAVARAARELVTGTLAPAGGALGAAPTLLGLGVALPGPLDHVRGVLHRVTGFPEWDGFPLRDALARRLGVPVVVDKDTNAAALGLAVGLAAGGRGGERSGERGDEDGREGDGDDEGASDSASEGEGASEGVGGGGWGGWGLGGGEGSGSFAYLHLGTGLGAGLVFGGGVHRGARTGAGEFGHQVVQLDGPPCTCGARGCIEALCLGAVARGDLAEAARVLGAGAANLVGLLDIDLVLLGGRTVAAAPGTFVHGVGAVLDARARREGGRDGSVPVRIAPGGTRGVAEGAAQLLLAPLFGRGGA comes from the coding sequence ATGCGGGGCGCGGCGGGTGGCGCCAACCTGCTCGCCCTGCGCAGCCACAACACCGCCCTGGTACTCGACCTGCTGCGCGGCGCCGGTGCCGACGGCATCAGCCGGCTCGAACTCGCCGAGCGTACCGGGCTCACCCCGCAGGCGGTCAGCAAGATCACCGCGCGGCTCCGGGAGGACGGGCTCGCCGCCGAGGCCGGACGCCGCGCGTCCACGGGCGGCAAGCCGCGCACGGTACTGCGCCTGGTGCCGGAGGCGGGCCACGCGCTCGGCGTCCACCTGGACCGGGACGAGCTGCGGGCGGTGCTGGTCGATCTGGACGGTGCCGTGGTGGGGGAGCGGCGCACCCCGCTGGACCTGGGCGCGGGTGCGGTGTCCGTGGTGGAGGCGGTGGCGCGGGCGGCCCGGGAGCTGGTCACCGGCACCCTGGCCCCGGCGGGGGGAGCCCTCGGTGCCGCGCCCACCCTCCTCGGCCTGGGCGTCGCCCTCCCCGGCCCGCTCGACCACGTCCGGGGCGTGCTGCACCGGGTCACCGGCTTCCCGGAGTGGGACGGGTTCCCGTTGCGGGACGCGCTGGCGCGCCGGCTCGGCGTGCCGGTCGTCGTCGACAAGGACACCAACGCGGCGGCGCTCGGCCTGGCGGTCGGTCTCGCGGCCGGTGGCAGGGGCGGCGAGCGGAGCGGTGAGCGAGGCGATGAGGACGGCCGCGAAGGCGACGGCGACGACGAAGGCGCCAGTGACAGCGCCAGTGAGGGCGAGGGCGCCAGTGAAGGCGTCGGCGGGGGCGGCTGGGGCGGCTGGGGCCTGGGCGGCGGCGAGGGAAGCGGTTCGTTCGCCTATCTGCACCTCGGTACGGGACTCGGCGCCGGCCTCGTCTTCGGCGGCGGCGTGCACCGGGGCGCCCGGACCGGCGCCGGGGAGTTCGGGCACCAGGTCGTCCAGTTGGACGGGCCGCCCTGCACCTGCGGGGCCCGCGGCTGCATAGAGGCCCTGTGCCTCGGTGCGGTGGCCCGCGGCGACCTCGCGGAGGCGGCCAGGGTGCTGGGCGCGGGCGCCGCGAACCTCGTCGGGCTGCTCGACATCGACCTGGTCCTGCTGGGCGGCCGTACCGTCGCCGCCGCGCCCGGCACCTTCGTCCACGGGGTCGGCGCCGTCCTCGACGCCCGCGCCCGGCGCGAGGGCGGACGCGACGGCTCCGTACCGGTGCGGATCGCGCCCGGCGGGACGCGCGGAGTCGCGGAGGGCGCGGCCCAACTCCTGCTCGCCCCGCTGTTCGGGCGCGGCGGCGCCTGA
- a CDS encoding Gfo/Idh/MocA family oxidoreductase yields MTGTPSGNPPGNAPRGPLRVGLVGYGLAGSVFHAPLIAATEGLTLDTVVTSNPDRQRQARAEFPDVRTVAGPDELFERAAELDLIVIASPNKTHVPLATTALEAGLPVVVDKPVAGTAAEARELAALAEERGLLLSVFQNRRWDNDFLTLRQLLAEDALGDVWRFESRFERWRPKPKGGWRESGDPAEIGGLLYDLGSHVVDQALVLFGPATQVYAESVVRRAGAEADDDTFLAITHANGVRSHLYVSATAAQLGPRFRVLGSKAGYVKHGLDPQEAALREGKRPGPGWGEEDESLWGRVGSGESPVTGGGSVAATVPGDYPAYYAAVAKALLEGGPNPVGAREAAAALDVLEAARRSARDGVVVTL; encoded by the coding sequence ATGACTGGTACTCCCTCCGGCAATCCCCCGGGCAACGCTCCGCGCGGCCCGCTGCGCGTCGGCCTCGTCGGTTACGGCCTCGCGGGCTCCGTGTTCCACGCCCCGCTGATCGCCGCCACCGAGGGCCTGACCCTGGACACGGTGGTCACCTCGAACCCCGACCGGCAGCGGCAGGCCCGCGCCGAGTTCCCGGACGTGCGGACCGTCGCCGGCCCGGACGAGCTGTTCGAGCGGGCCGCCGAGCTGGACCTGATCGTCATCGCGTCCCCGAACAAGACGCACGTGCCGCTCGCGACGACGGCCCTGGAGGCCGGTCTGCCGGTCGTGGTGGACAAGCCGGTCGCGGGCACGGCGGCCGAGGCGCGGGAGCTGGCCGCGCTGGCCGAGGAGCGCGGCCTGCTGCTCTCCGTCTTCCAGAACCGCCGCTGGGACAACGACTTCCTGACCCTGCGCCAACTGCTGGCCGAGGACGCGCTGGGCGACGTGTGGCGGTTCGAGTCCCGCTTCGAGCGCTGGCGGCCGAAGCCGAAGGGCGGCTGGCGCGAGTCCGGCGACCCGGCAGAGATCGGAGGTCTCCTCTACGACCTCGGCAGCCACGTCGTCGACCAGGCGCTCGTCCTCTTCGGTCCGGCCACGCAGGTGTACGCCGAGTCCGTGGTCCGGCGGGCGGGCGCGGAGGCGGACGACGACACGTTCCTCGCGATCACGCACGCGAACGGCGTCCGCTCCCACCTGTACGTCTCCGCCACCGCCGCCCAGCTCGGCCCCCGTTTCCGGGTCCTGGGCTCGAAGGCCGGGTACGTCAAGCACGGCCTCGACCCGCAGGAGGCGGCGCTGCGCGAGGGCAAGCGGCCCGGCCCCGGCTGGGGCGAGGAGGACGAGTCGCTGTGGGGCCGCGTCGGTTCCGGGGAGTCCCCGGTGACCGGCGGCGGAAGCGTGGCGGCGACCGTACCGGGCGACTACCCCGCCTACTACGCGGCGGTGGCGAAGGCCCTGCTGGAGGGCGGACCCAACCCGGTCGGCGCCCGTGAGGCGGCTGCCGCCCTGGACGTACTGGAGGCGGCCCGCCGGTCCGCCCGCGACGGAGTGGTGGTGACCCTGTGA
- a CDS encoding heme-degrading domain-containing protein: MSPAPEAAVPTVEELEAQERRLVFRRFTNDDAWALGSLLVELARERRAPVAVDIHRAGQQLFHAALPGSTPDNDAWIARKRRVVERYGSASYLVGSRFRAKGTTFEESSRLDADTYAAHGGSFPVTVADVGVVGAVTVSGLPQVEDHRLVVEALERFLGE, encoded by the coding sequence GTGAGCCCCGCCCCCGAGGCAGCGGTCCCGACCGTGGAGGAACTGGAGGCGCAGGAACGCCGCCTGGTCTTCCGCCGGTTCACGAACGACGACGCGTGGGCGCTGGGCTCCCTCCTGGTCGAGCTGGCCCGGGAGCGCCGGGCGCCGGTGGCCGTCGACATCCACCGCGCCGGCCAGCAGCTCTTCCACGCGGCCCTGCCCGGCTCGACGCCGGACAACGACGCCTGGATCGCCCGCAAGCGCCGGGTGGTGGAGCGGTACGGCTCCGCGTCGTACCTGGTGGGCTCTCGTTTCCGGGCCAAGGGCACGACGTTCGAGGAGTCCTCGCGGCTCGACGCCGACACCTACGCGGCGCACGGCGGCTCGTTCCCGGTCACCGTCGCGGACGTCGGTGTGGTCGGCGCGGTGACGGTGTCCGGGCTGCCGCAGGTGGAGGACCACCGGCTGGTGGTGGAGGCGCTGGAGCGGTTCCTGGGCGAGTAG
- a CDS encoding glycoside hydrolase family 6 protein, protein MYGSRGAGALSTRRASAAVLGAALLLAGCSSSGDGGDEDQDKNAGAGITQQPKEADPFWVNPDGNAARQLAALQKSDDKDQAEQIRKIAQQPTGEWISPENPEEQARGFTEAADEAGRTALLVLYNIPHRDCGQYSGGGAADGDAYRDFVDGVAKGIGDRSATVILEPDAVLHLVDGCTPEQFHEERYDLLKGAIGKLTALKNTKVYLDAGNAGWGHPDQIFEPLKWAGIDQADGFSVNVSNFYTTQDSIAYGKQLSAKVGGKHFVIDTSRNGNGPYTEGDPGERWCNPPGRALGETPTTKTADPLVDAYLWVKRPGESDGECKGGPKAGEWWPEYALELAQG, encoded by the coding sequence ATGTACGGCAGCAGGGGGGCCGGAGCCTTGTCCACGAGGCGGGCGTCCGCGGCGGTGCTGGGGGCGGCACTGCTGCTCGCGGGCTGCTCCTCGTCCGGTGACGGCGGGGACGAGGACCAGGACAAGAACGCGGGCGCCGGGATAACGCAGCAGCCCAAGGAGGCCGACCCGTTCTGGGTCAATCCGGACGGCAACGCGGCCCGGCAGCTCGCGGCCTTGCAGAAGTCCGACGACAAGGACCAGGCCGAGCAGATCCGCAAGATCGCCCAGCAGCCGACCGGCGAGTGGATCAGCCCGGAGAACCCCGAGGAGCAGGCCCGCGGATTCACCGAGGCCGCCGACGAGGCCGGCCGCACCGCCCTCCTCGTCCTCTACAACATCCCGCACCGCGACTGCGGCCAGTACTCGGGCGGCGGCGCCGCCGACGGCGACGCCTACCGCGACTTCGTCGACGGCGTGGCCAAGGGCATCGGCGACCGCTCCGCCACGGTCATCCTGGAACCGGACGCGGTGCTCCACCTGGTGGACGGCTGCACCCCGGAGCAGTTCCACGAGGAGCGCTACGACCTTCTCAAGGGCGCCATCGGCAAGCTCACCGCGCTGAAGAACACCAAGGTCTACCTGGACGCGGGCAACGCCGGCTGGGGCCACCCCGACCAGATCTTCGAGCCGCTGAAGTGGGCGGGCATCGACCAGGCCGACGGCTTCTCGGTCAACGTCTCGAACTTCTACACCACCCAGGACTCCATCGCCTACGGCAAGCAGCTCTCCGCCAAGGTCGGCGGCAAGCACTTCGTCATCGACACCAGCCGCAACGGCAACGGCCCCTACACGGAGGGCGACCCGGGCGAACGCTGGTGCAACCCGCCGGGCCGGGCCCTCGGTGAAACGCCGACGACGAAGACGGCCGACCCCCTGGTCGACGCCTACCTGTGGGTCAAGCGTCCCGGGGAGTCGGACGGCGAGTGCAAGGGCGGCCCGAAGGCGGGCGAGTGGTGGCCCGAGTACGCCTTGGAGTTGGCGCAGGGATAA
- a CDS encoding PQQ-dependent sugar dehydrogenase, with protein sequence MRRRLTLVLSTLAAALLPVLLLTALTPASAAVAATATATAGPVPGPVPGPVKASVPLPSLNATTTQVASGLRRPTALAAPDDGTDRLFITEKSGRVRVYHPDTGLAQAPLLDITPSVDESGNERGLLGIALPPDFADSPDLYLAYTALPDGAVTLARYRLDESRLEVLLSQAHAEYSNHNGGQLAFGPDGDLYWSIGDGGGSGDPFDAGQRLDTLLGKIMRIDVSRACAPLAYCVPDDNPFVGTPGAREEIWLYGLRNPWRFSFDAADGSLWIGDVGQGRWEEVDHIPAGQGGLNLGWSCYEGLEKFTDGDCVPGEEYTEPVFTYSPYTGGCSVIGGHVYRGRQYADLVGGTYIATDYCSSTVWALRPDGRGGYEQAEIGETPTQVTSIGTTVDGEFYVVNDLPGGLHRMSFTREEPTCRVDRTVTAWGTGTTVDLTVTNTGDAPVNGWTLEFPLALGQRVVSDWNTELTQGSNTVSAGSAPHNATIAPGASVTLGYLAEHTGDASPPPRFMLNGDACAVGR encoded by the coding sequence GTGCGGCGTCGCCTGACGCTCGTCCTGAGCACCCTCGCCGCGGCGCTGCTGCCGGTCCTCCTGCTGACCGCCCTGACCCCCGCCTCCGCGGCAGTGGCAGCGACAGCGACAGCGACAGCGGGGCCGGTCCCGGGACCGGTCCCGGGACCGGTCAAGGCGTCCGTCCCCCTCCCGTCGCTCAACGCCACCACCACCCAGGTCGCCTCCGGGCTGAGACGGCCCACCGCCCTCGCCGCCCCCGACGACGGCACGGACCGGCTGTTCATCACCGAGAAGTCCGGCAGGGTCCGCGTCTACCACCCGGACACCGGCCTGGCCCAGGCCCCGCTGCTCGACATCACCCCGTCCGTGGACGAGTCGGGCAACGAGCGCGGCCTGCTCGGCATCGCGCTCCCGCCGGACTTCGCCGACAGCCCGGACCTGTACCTGGCGTACACGGCACTCCCCGACGGCGCGGTCACCCTCGCCCGCTACCGGCTCGACGAGTCCCGCCTGGAGGTCCTGCTCTCCCAGGCACACGCCGAGTACAGCAACCACAACGGCGGCCAGCTCGCGTTCGGCCCCGACGGCGACCTGTACTGGAGCATCGGCGACGGCGGCGGCTCCGGCGACCCCTTCGACGCCGGGCAGCGGCTGGACACCCTGCTGGGCAAGATCATGCGCATCGACGTGAGCCGCGCCTGCGCCCCGCTCGCCTACTGCGTCCCCGACGACAACCCCTTCGTCGGCACCCCCGGCGCCCGCGAGGAGATCTGGCTGTACGGGCTGCGCAACCCCTGGCGCTTCTCCTTCGACGCCGCCGACGGCTCCCTGTGGATCGGCGACGTCGGCCAGGGCCGCTGGGAGGAGGTCGACCACATTCCCGCCGGCCAGGGCGGACTGAACCTCGGCTGGTCCTGCTACGAGGGGCTGGAGAAGTTCACCGACGGGGACTGCGTGCCCGGCGAGGAGTACACCGAGCCGGTCTTCACCTACTCCCCCTACACCGGCGGCTGCTCGGTCATCGGCGGCCACGTCTACCGGGGCCGGCAGTACGCCGACCTGGTCGGCGGCACCTACATCGCCACCGACTACTGCTCGTCCACCGTGTGGGCGCTGCGGCCCGACGGCCGAGGCGGCTACGAGCAGGCCGAGATCGGCGAGACGCCCACCCAGGTGACGTCGATCGGCACGACCGTGGACGGGGAGTTCTACGTGGTGAACGACCTGCCCGGCGGCCTGCACCGCATGTCGTTCACGCGCGAGGAACCCACCTGCCGGGTGGACCGCACGGTCACGGCCTGGGGCACCGGTACGACGGTCGACCTCACCGTCACCAACACCGGCGACGCCCCGGTGAACGGCTGGACGCTCGAGTTCCCGCTGGCCCTCGGGCAGCGCGTCGTCTCCGACTGGAACACGGAGCTGACGCAGGGGAGCAACACGGTCTCGGCGGGCAGCGCCCCGCACAACGCCACGATCGCGCCGGGCGCGAGCGTCACGCTGGGCTACCTCGCCGAGCACACCGGTGACGCGTCGCCGCCGCCGCGCTTCATGCTCAACGGGGACGCGTGCGCGGTGGGCCGCTGA
- a CDS encoding class F sortase — protein sequence MSGPDQRRAVGSGRPVTGIAWVVLLLGLWLWGREATDVREGVSRPATGDMAAAGRPPGIPLPPAHAPLDGAVPQRLDVPRLGIRAPVVARGLDAEGAIEPPPFDRPGSVGWYADGVTPGEAGTALMVGHVDTETRPAVFYEISTLEPGETIRVAREAAEAAEFTVDDVKVHTRDGFDARQAYGPHRTGRAELRLITCGGTFDRATGSYTANVVVSAYLTGTGP from the coding sequence ATGTCCGGACCGGACCAGCGACGCGCCGTCGGCTCCGGCCGCCCGGTGACCGGCATCGCCTGGGTGGTGCTGCTCCTGGGGCTGTGGCTGTGGGGCCGCGAGGCCACCGACGTGCGCGAGGGCGTATCCCGGCCCGCCACCGGCGACATGGCGGCGGCCGGCCGGCCCCCCGGCATACCCCTGCCCCCCGCGCACGCGCCCCTCGACGGCGCCGTGCCGCAGCGGCTCGACGTCCCCCGGCTCGGCATCCGGGCCCCGGTCGTGGCCCGCGGCCTCGACGCCGAGGGCGCCATCGAACCACCGCCCTTCGACCGGCCCGGCTCCGTCGGCTGGTACGCGGACGGCGTGACGCCGGGCGAGGCGGGGACCGCGCTGATGGTGGGCCACGTCGACACCGAGACCCGGCCCGCCGTCTTCTACGAGATCAGCACCCTGGAGCCCGGCGAGACGATCCGGGTGGCCCGCGAAGCCGCCGAGGCCGCCGAGTTCACCGTCGACGACGTCAAGGTCCACACCCGCGACGGCTTCGACGCCCGGCAGGCCTACGGGCCGCACCGCACGGGCCGCGCCGAACTCCGTCTGATCACCTGCGGCGGCACCTTCGACCGCGCCACCGGCAGCTACACGGCCAACGTGGTCGTCTCGGCGTACCTCACGGGCACCGGCCCCTGA